CTTCTCCCGGGTATCGGTGATGTCCAGGTTACGCATGGTCAACTGCCCAATACGATCGTCCGGTGAGAACACGGAGTCACCTTTCTCCATTGTCAGACGCTCTGGCTTGTAGGTCAGGTTGTCGGACACAGTATTGAGGATCGAATAGTCGTTTCCGCGACGCAGTTCCAGCGTCACTTCACCGGTAATCTGGCTGGCGACCCAACGCTGCAGACCATCACGCAACATCAGCGCCTGAGAGTCGAACCAACGGCCCTGATAGAGCAGGCGACCTAACTGACGGCCGTGGGCGTGGTACTGCTCAATGGTGTCTTCGTTGTGGATACCAGTCAGCAGACGCTCATAGGCGATATGCAGCAGCGCCATCCCAGGGGCTTCGTAAATACCACGGCTTTTGGCTTCAATAATACGGTTTTCAATCTGGTCACTCATTCCCAGTCCGTGACGCCCGCCGATGCGGTTCGCTTCCAGCATCATTTCCACATCGTCACTGAAGGTCTTACCATTCAGCGCGACCGGATGACCCTGTTCGAAGCGAATGGTGACTTCTTCCGCGGCGATCTTCACGTTCTCATCCCAGAACTTCACGCCCATGATTGGGTTGACGATCTTAACGCTTGAGTTCAGAAACTCGAGGTCTTTGGCTTCGTGCGTCGCGCCGAGCATGTTGGAGTCCGTGGAGTAGGCCTTTTCGACGGACATTTTGTAGTCGAAACCGCAGGCGATCATAAACTCAGACATCTCATGACGACCGCCCAGTTCATCGATAAAGTCCGTATCCAGCCACGGTTTGTAGATCTGTAGTTCAGCGTTGGTCAGCAGGCCATAGCGATAGAAACGCTCGATGTCGTTTCCTTTATAGGTACTGCCGTCGCCCCAGATATTGACGCCGTCTTCTTTCATCGCTGCAACCAGCATAGTGCCGGTGACAGCACGACCGAGCGGCGTAGTATTGAAATAGGTGAGCCCGCCAGTGGTGTTATGGAATGCCCCACACTGAATCGCGGCGATACCTTCAGCAACCAGTTGTTTACGGCAGTCGATCAGTCGAGCGTTCTCTGCACCGTATTCCATTGCACGACGAGGGATCTCATCATAGTCCTCCTCGTCTGGCTGACCCAGGTTCGCAGTATATGCATATGGGACAGCCCCTTTTTGTCGCATCCACAGTAGTGCCGCGCTGGTGTCCAGGCCGCCGGAAAAAGCGATACCAATACGTTGACCTACCGGAAGATGCTTGAGAATCGTCGTCATAAAATAAAACCCTGCTTGATAGACTGATGGTGAGATCGGCTTTCTGCTCTCAGTGCATGTTTATGCAAAATAAATGAGTTTTCATTTAATCATCTTTTTACGGAGACAGGAAGAGTTTCGTGTTTATTTCCGTAAATTACGCTGATGACGGCATGTCAGGTTATGTCGTTAACAAGGTTGACACAATGGGGGGGTAATCAATATAATACGCGCAGATTTTACGTCCCGTCCTCGGTACCAAATCCCAGCAGTATTTGCATCTTTTACCCAAAACGAGTAAAATTTGCCACGTTTCAGGCGCGGGGTGGAGCAGCCTGGTAGCTCGTCGGGCTCATAACCCGAAGGTCGTCGGTTCAAATCCGGCCCCCGCAACCACTTTCCCTTAGAGTTCTTTTTCAAATATACTGTGAAGACCATGGCCTTCGTAGCTGGATTTGAAAAAAATTCTTTCGGAAGGTTCTCCAGACCGCAGTTGCGGTTATAGGGTTCAGTTATCTAAAGCCCCGATTTATCGGGGTTTTTTGTTATCTGACTACAGAATAACTGGGCTTTAGGCCCTTTTTTTATGTCTTGGGGGTGGGCTTGTCCACATTAGAGCAAAAATTAACAGAGATGATTACAGCGCCAGTTGAGGCCTTAGGTTACGAACTGGTCGGCATCGAATTTATTCGCGGTCGCACATCCACACTGCGCATCTATATTGATAGTGAAGATGGCATCAATGTTGATGATTGTGCTGATGTGAGCCACCAGGTGAGCGCAGTTCTGGACGTTGAAGATCCTATTACTGTGGCTTACAACCTGGAAGTCTCCTCACCGGGTCTCGACCGCCCAATGTTCACTGCTGAACACTATGTGCGTTTCCTGGGTGAAGAAGTTTCGCTGGTACTCCGCATGGCGGTACAGAACCGCCGTAAATGGCAGGGCGTTATCAAAGCGGTAGATGGTGAAATGATCACCGTCACAGTCGAAGGAAAAGATGAAGTGTTCGCGCTGAGTAATATCCAGAAGGCGAACCTGGTTCCCCACTTTTAACAGTCTGGATGAGGTGAAAAGCCCGCGATGAACAAAGAAATTTTGGCTGTTGTTGAAGCCGTATCCAATGAAAAGGCGCTGCCACGCGAGAAAATTTTTGAAGCGTTGGAAAGTGCGCTGGCTACAGCGACAAAGAAAAAATATGAACAAGAGATTGATGTTCGCGTAGAAATCGATCGTAAAAGCGGTGATTTTGACACTTTCCGTCGTTGGGTGATTGTTGAAGAAGTGACCCAGCCGACGAAAGAAATCACGCTGGAAGCCGCACGTTTTGAAGACGAAAGCCTGAACCTGGGCGATTACGTTGAAGATCAGATTGAATCTGTGACCTTTGACCGTATCACTACCCAGACCGCAAAACAGGTTATCGTACAGAAGGTTCGTGAAGCTGAACGCGCGATGGTTGTTGATCAGTTCCGTGAACACGAAGGTGAAATCATCACCGGCGTGGTGAAGAAAGTGAACCGCGATAATATCTCTTTGGATCTGGGCAGCAATGCTGAAGCGGTGATCCTGCGCGAAGACATGCTGCCGCGTGAAAACTTCCGCCCTGGCGACCGTATTCGTGGCGTTCTTTACTCTGTTCGCCCGGAAGCACGCGGCGCGCAACTGTTCGTGACCCGTTCCAAGCCGGAAATGCTGATTGAACTGTTCCGCATTGAAGTGCCGGAAATTGGCGAAGAAGTGATTGAAATTAAGGCCGCAGCTCGCGATCCGGGTTCCCGTGCGAAAATCGCGGTGAAAACCAACGACAAGCGTATCGACCCGGTCGGCGCGTGTGTTGGTATGCGTGGCGCACGCGTACAGGCGGTTTCGACCGAGCTGGGCGGCGAGCGCATCGATATCGTCCTGTGGGATGATAACCCGGCGCAGTTCGTGATTAACGCTATGGCACCGGCTGACGTTGCGTCTATCGTGGTGGATGAAGATAAACACACCATGGATATCGCCGTTGAAGCCGGTAACCTGGCGCAAGCAATTGGACGTAATGGTCAGAACGTCCGCCTGGCTTCGCAATTAAGCGGTTGGGAACTCAACGTGATGACCGTTGATGACCTCCAGGCTAAACATCAGGCTGAAGCACATGCCGCGATCGATACCTTCACCAAATATCTCGATATTGATGAAGAGTTCGCCACTGTTCTGGTTGAAGAAGGGTTTGCCACTCTGGAAGAACTGGCCTACGTGCCAATGAAAGAACTGCTGGAAATCGATGGCCTTGATGAGCCGACCGTTGAAGCACTGCGCGAGCGTGCTAAAAACGCACTGACCACTCTGGCACTGGCCCAGGAAGAAAGCCTCGGTGATAACAAGCCGGCTGACGATCTGCTGAATCTGGAAGGATTAGATCGCGATATGGCCTTCAAACTGGCTGCCCGTGGTGTTTGTACGCTGGAAGATCTCGCCGAACAGGGCATTGATGATCTGGCTGATATCGAAGGGTTGACCGACGAAAAAGCCGGTGAGCTGATTATGGCTGCCCGTAATATTTGCTGGTTCGGCGACGAAGCGTAATAAACTGTAGCAGGAAGGAACAGCATGACAGATGTAACCGTAAAAACGCTGGCCGCAGAGATACAGACCTCCGTGGATCGCCTGGTACAGCAATTTGCTGATGCCGGTATCCCGAAGTCTGCTGATGACTCTGTGTCCGCACAAGAAAAACAGACTTTACTGGCGCACCTGAACCGTGAAAATGGTTCTGGCCCGGATAAGCTGACGCTGCAGCGTAAAACGCGTAGCACCCTGAACATTCCAGGTACCGGTGGAAAAAGCAAATCGGTACAAATCGAAGTCCGCAAGAAGCGCACCTTTGTGAAACGTGATCCGCAAGAGGCCGAACGCCTTGCCGCGGAAGAGCAAGCGCAGCGTGAAGCGGAAGAGCAGGCCCGTCGTGAGGCAGAAGAAATGGCCAAACGCGAGGCGCAACAAAAAGCTGACCGTGAGGCCGCAGAACAAGCTAAGCGTGACGCCGCTGATAAAGCGAAACGCGAAGCTGCGGAAAAAGACAAAGTGAGCAATCAACAGACTGACGATATGACCAAAACCGCCCAGGCCGAGAAAGCCCGCCGTGAGAATGAAGCTGCAGAGCTGAAGCGTAAAGCGGAAGAAGAAGCACGCCGCAAGCTTGAAGAAGAAGCGCGCCGCGTAGCGGAAGAAGCTCGCCGTATGGCGGAAGAGAATGCAGGCGTGTGGGCTGAGCAGGAAAAAGTGGAAGAAGATAAGAGCGATTATCATGTCACCACTTCTCAGCACGCTCGCCAGGCCGAAGACGAAAACGATCGTGAAGTGGAAGGCGGTCGTGGCCGTGGCCGCAACACGAAAGCGGCGCGTCCGGCGAAGAAAGGCAACAAACACGCTGAATCCAAAGCCGACCGTGAAGAAGCGCGTGCCGCGGTTCGCGGTGGTAAAGGCGGCAAACAGCGTAAAGGTTCCGCACTGCAGCAGGGCTTCCAGAAGCCAGCGCAGGCTGTTAACCGTGACGTTGTGATTGGCGAAACCATCACCGTTGGCGATCTGGCGAACAAGATGGCGGTTAAAGGCTCTCAGGTCATCAAAGCGATGATGAAGCTGGGTGCAATGGCGACCATCAACCAGGTGATCGACCAGGAAACCGCACAGCTGGTTGCCGAGGAAATGGGCCACAAAGTTATCCTGCGTCGTGAGAACGAGCTGGAAGAAGCCGTAATGAGCGACCGTGATACGGGTGCTGCGGCTGAACCGCGCGCACCGGTGGTGACCATCATGGGTCACGTTGACCATGGTAAAACGTCTCTGCTGGACTACATTCGTTCAACGAAAGTGGCCTCTGGCGAAGCGGGTGGTATTACCCAGCACATCGGTGCTTACCACGTTGAAACCGACAACGGTATGATCACCTTCCTGGACACCCCGGGCCACGCCGCGTTTACCTCCATGCGTGCTCGTGGTGCACAGGCAACGGATATCGTGGTTCTGGTTGTTGCAGCAGACGACGGCGTGATGCCGCAGACCATCGAAGCTATCCAGCACGCGAAAGCGGCGGGTGTGCCGGTTGTGGTTGCAGTAAACAAAATCGATAAGCCGGAAGCCGATCCGGATCGCGTTAAAAACGAACTGTCCCAGTATGGCATTCTGCCGGAAGAGTGGGGCGGTGAGAGCCAGTTCGTCCACGTTTCTGCAAAAGCAGGTACTGGTATCGACGAACTGCTGGATGCGATCCTGCTGCAGGCCGAAGTTCTCGAACTGAAAGCGGTCCGTAAAGGGATGGCGAGCGGTGCGGTTATCGAATCCTTCCTGGATAAAGGTCGTGGTCCGGTTGCTACCGTACTGGTGCGCGAAGGTACGCTGCATAAAGGCGATATCGTACTGTGCGGCTTCGAATACGGTCGCGTTCGTGCGATGCGTAACGAACTGGGTCAGGAAGTTCTGGAAGCAGGTCCGTCCATTCCGGTGGAAATCCTGGGTCTGTCCGGTGTTCCGGCAGCCGGTGACGAAGTGACCGTGGTACGTGACGAGAAGAAAGCACGTGAAGTTGCACTGTATCGTCAGGGCAAATTCCGTGAAGTGAAACTGGCACGTCAGCAGAAATCTAAACTCGAGAACATGTTCGCCAACATGACCGAAGGCGAAGTTCACGAAGTGAACATCGTGCTGAAGGCCGACGTTCAGGGTTCTGTGGAAGCGATCTCCGACTCCTTGCTGAAACTGTCTACCGACGAAGTGAAAGTGAAGATCATCGGTTCTGGTGTCGGTGGTATCACCGAAACCGACGCAACCCTGGCCGCAGCGTCCAACGCGATTCTGGTTGGCTTCAACGTTCGTGCGGATGCCTCTGCGCGTAAAGTGATTGAATCCGAAAGCCTGGATCTGCGCTACTACTCCGTCATCTATAACCTGATCGATGAAGTGAAAGCGGCGATGAGCGGTATGCTGTCTCCGGAACTGAAACAGCAGATCATCGGTCTGGCTGAAGTACGTGACGTGTTCAAATCACCGAAATTTGGTGCCATCGCGGGCTGTATGGTTACCGAAGGGACGATCAAACGTCACAACCCAATCCGCGTCCTGCGTGACAACGTGGTTATCTACGAAGGCGAGCTGGAATCCCTGCGCCGCTTCAAAGATGACGTTAACGAAGTCCGTAACGGTATGGAATGTGGTATCGGCGTGAAGAACTACAACGACGTTCGCGTTGGCGATATGATCGAAGTGTTCGAGATCATCGAGATTCAACGTACCATCGCATAATCTTCGTCGTCTTTTGGGCCGCCACTGCGTTGGCTACGAGCGTTCACCCCGGTCACATAGTTATATGCTCCGGGGATTCACGCCCTTGTTGCCTTGTTGCAACCCAAAATACTTAGAAGATGGTTTTGCGTAGGCCGGGGAAGCGAAGCGCCACCCGGCAATAATTTTTAAAAGGGGCTTAGGGCCCCTTTTTTGTCTGGAGAATTTATTATGGCGAAAGAATTTGGTCGCCCGCAGCGCGTGGGACAGGAGATGCAAAAAGAGATCGCAATCATCCTGCAGCGCGAAATTAAAGACCCGCGTCTGGGCATGATGACCACCGTTTCCGGTGTCGAAATGTCTCGCGATCTGGCGTATGCCAAAGTGTATGTCACCTTCCTGAATGACAAAGATGAAGACGCTATTAAGGCAGGCATCAAAGCGTTACAGGAAGCGTCCGGCTTCATCCGTAGCCTACTGGGTAAAGCGATGCGACTGCGTATCGTGCCGGAACTGACCTTCTTCTACGATAATTCGCTGGTGGAAGGGATGCGCATGTCCAACCTGGTGACCAACGTGGTTAAACATGACGAAGAACGTCGTGTAAACCCGGACGACAGCAAGGAGGACTAATGAGTCGTCCTCGTCGTCGTGGTCGCGACATTCACGGTGTCCTGCTGCTGGATAAGCCGCAGGGCATGTCCAGCAATGATGTACTGCAAAAAGTTAAACGCATTTATAACGCCAATCGCGCCGGGCATACCGGGGCGCTGGATCCGTTAGCGACCGGCATGCTGCCGATTTGCCTCGGGGAAGCGACCAAGTTTTCGCAGTATCTGCTGGATTCTGACAAGCGTTATCGGGTGATTGCCCGTCTGGGACAGCGTACAGACACGTCCGATGCCGATGGGCAAATCGTACAGGAGCGCCCGGTCGCCTTCACCCCCGAGCAACTGGCGGCCGCGCTGGACACGTTCCGCGGTGATATCGAGCAGGTGCCATCGATGTATTCGGCGCTGAAGTATCAGGGTAAAAAATTGTACGAATACGCGCGTCAGGGCATTGAAGTGCCGCGTGAAGCCCGACCGATTACCGTTTACGAGCTGTTGTTTATCCGTCATGAAGAGGATGAACTGGAGCTGGAAGTGCACTGTTCGAAAGGCACTTATATTCGTACTATTATTGACGATCTGGGTGAGAAGCTGGGATGTGGCGCGCATGTGATCTTCCTGCGTCGTCTGACGGTCAGCAAATATCCGGTGGATCGTATGGTCACGCTGGAGCGTCTGCGTGAAATGGTCGAACAGGCGGAGCAACAGGGGATCCCGGCAGCACAGTTGCTTGATCCGCTGTTGATGCCGATGGACAGTCCGGCATCGGACTACCCTGTCGTTAATTTGCCGCTAACCTCATCGGTTTACTTCAAAAACGGTAACCCGGTTCGCACGAACGGCGCCCCGCAGGAAGGGTTAGTCCGTGTCACGGAAGGTGATGACGGTAAATTTATCGGTATGGGCGAGATCGACGACGAAGGTCGCGTGGCGCCTCGCCGATTAGTGGTGGAGTATCCGGTGTAGCACGGGTTCGTCTTGCGATAAGAAGGCGCTACGAGTAGAATACTGCCGCTTAACGTCGCGTGAATTTTTTAACAGTTCACCTGGCGTACACTGGGAACGCTGAATTAGAGATCGGCGTCCTTTCATACTTAATACTTTGGAGTTTTAAAATGTCTCTAAGTACTGAAGCTACAGCTAAAATCGTTTCTGAGTTTGGTCGTGATGCAAACGACACCGGTTCTACCGATGTTCAGGTTGCACTGTTGACTGCACAGATTAACCACCTGCAGGGCCACTTTGCAGAGCACAAAAAAGATCACCACAGCCGTCGTGGTCTGCTGCGCATGGTTTCTCAGCGTCGTAAACTGCTCGACTACCTGAAACGTAAAGATGTTGCACGCTACACCGCGCTGATCGAGCGTCTGGGTCTGCGTCGCTAATTCTTGCGAGTTTCGTAAAAGGGGGCCTTCATGGCCCCTTTTTTCAAGCAGATGGCAGCAATTCACTGGAAACTATTGTATTGTTGCTATGAATGATCTTCCGTTGCAGAGGTTCGCGCGGCTAATGAGAGGCTTTACCCAATTTCGTATGGGTTAGGGTTGTCATTAGTCGCGAGGATGCGCAGAAGATCGGGTATTAACGGCGATTCAGTCTGTGTCGCCAAAAAATTGGAAAGGATATTATTTTGCTTAATCCGATCGTTCGTAAATTCCAGTACGGTCAGCATACCGTTACGCTGGAAACCGGCATGATGGCCCGTCAGGCCACTGCCGCTGTTATGGTTAGCATGGATGACACGGCGGTATTCGTGACCGTTGTCGGCCAGAAAAAAGCGAAGCCGGGCCAGGACTTCTTCCCGCTGACCGTTAACTATCAGGAGCGTACCTACGCTGCTGGCCGCATCCCAGGTAGCTTCTTCCGTCGTGAAGGCCGTCCAAGCGAAGGCGAAACCCTGATCGCGCGTCTGATTGACCGCCCGGTTCGTCCGCTGTTCCCGGAAGGTTTCGTGAACGAAGTTCAGGTTATCGCAACCGTCGTTTCCGTTAACCCGCAGGTTAACCCGGATATCGTCGCGATGATCGGTGCCTCTGCTGCACTGTCTCTGTCTGGTATTCCGTTCAACGGCCCAATCGGTGCGGCACGTGTGGGTTATATCAATGACCAGTACGTACTGAACCCGACTCAGGACGAGCTGAAAGAGAGCAAACTGGATCTGGTCGTTGCCGGTACGGAAGCCGCCGTACTGATGGTTGAATCCGAAGCAGAACTGCTGAGCGAAGACCAGATGCTGGGTGCTGTCGTGTTTGGTCACGAACAGCAGCAGGTGGTTATCAAAGAAATCAACGAACTGGTGAAAGAAGCCGGTAAACCACGTTGGGACTGGCAGCCGGAAGCGGTGAACGAAGCGCTGAACGCGCGCGTTGCAGCCCTGGCAGAATCTCGCCTGAGCGACGCTTACCGTATCACCGACAAACAAGAGCGTTATGCTCAGGTTGACGTGATCAAGTCTGAAACCATCGCAACGCTGGTTGCAGAAGATGAGTCCCTGGACGCTAACGAACTGGGTGAAATCCTGCACGCAATCGAGAAAAACGTGGTGCGTAGCCGTGTACTGGCCGGCGAACCGCGTATTGATGGCCGCGAAAAAGACATGATCCGTGGTCTGGACGTGCGTACTGGCGTACTGCCACGTACCCACGGTTCCGCACTGTTCACTCGTGGCGAAACTCAGGCGCTGGTTACCGCAACCCTGGGTACCACCCGTGATGCGCAGAGCCTCGACGAACTGATGGGCGAGCGTACTGACAACTTCCTGTTCCACTACAACTTCCCTCCGTACTGCGTCGGCGAAACCGGCATGGTCGGTTCTCCGAAGCGTCGTGAAATTGGTCACGGTCGTCTGGCGAAGCGCGGCGTGCTGGCAGTGATGCCGGATCTGGATAAATTCCCGTACACCGTGCGTGTGGTTTCTGAAATCACCGAATCCAACGGTTCTTCTTCCATGGCTTCCGTGTGTGGTGCCTCTCTGGCGCTGATGGACGCAGGCGTGCCGATCAAAGCGGCCGTTGCGGGTATCGCGATGGGTCTGGTGAAAGAAGGCGACAACTACGTTGTTCTGTCTGACATCCTGGGCGACGAAGATCACCTGGGCGATATGGACTTCAAAGTTGCGGGCTCCCGCGACGGTATCTCTGCGCTGCAGATGGATATCAAAATTGAAGGTATCACCAAAGAGATCATGCAGGTTGCTCTGAACCAGGCTAAAGGTGCGCGTCTGCATATCCTGGGCGTGATGGAACAGGCGATTAACGCGCCACGCGGCGACATTTCTCAGTTTGCACCGCGTATCCACACCATTAAGATCAGCCCGGACAAAATCAAAGATGTGATCGGTAAAGGCGGTTCTGTGATCCGTGCGCTGACCGAAGAGACTGGCACCACCATCGAAATCGAAGATGACGGTACCGTGAAAATCGCAGCAACCGACGGTGAAAAAGCGAAATACGCAATTCGCCGTATCGAAGAGATCACCGCAGAAATCGAAGTGGGCCGTATCTACAACGGTAAAGTGACCCGTATCGTCGACTTTGGTGCGTTCGTTGCCATCGGCGGCGGTAAAGAAGGTCTGGTACACATCTCGCAGATCGCAGATAAGCGCGTTGAGAAAGTGACCGATTACCTGCAGATGGGCCAGGAAGTACCGGTTAAAGTTCTGGAAGTTGACCGCCAGGGCCGTGTACGTCTGAGCATTAAAGAAGCAACTGAACAATCTCAGCCTGCCGCCGCACCGGAAGCTCCGGTAAGCGAACAGGGCGAGTAAGGTTGCCATTTGCCCTCCGCCGTTGCGGAGGGCTTTTAACCTGGCAGGACGCCTTGTTAGCAACCGGGGAACAGGACGTTCAATTAATCGTTGTCTTCGGGAGTGGGAAATGAAGCCTTTTTTGCGCTGGTGTTTCGTGGCAACAGCACTCACGCTGGCTGGATGCAGTAACTCCACCTGGCGTAAGAGTGAAGTCCTCGCAGTACCATTGCAACCGACTTTGCAGCAGGAAGTGATTCTGGCACGCATGGAACAAATTCTTGCCAGTCGGGCTTTAACCGATGACGAACGCGCACAGCTTTTATATGAGCGCGGAGTGTTGTATGATAGTCTCGGTCTGAGGGCATTGGCGCGAAATGATTTTTCACAAGCGCTGGCAATCCGACCTGATATGCCTGAAGTATTCAATTACTTAGGCATTTATTTAACGCAGGCAGGCAATTTTGATGCTGCCTATGAAGCGTTTGATTCTGTACTTGAGCTTGATCCAACTTACAACTACGCGCACTTAAATCGCGGTATCGCATTGTATTACGGCGGTCGCGATAAGTTAGCGCAAGATGATCTGCTGGCGTTTTATCAAGACGATCCCAATGATCCTTTCCGCAGCCTGTGGCTTTATCTCGCCGAGCAGAAGCTCGATGAGAAGCAGGCAAAAGTCGCGCTGAAACAGCGCTTCGAGAAATCGGATAAAGAACAATGGGGATGGAACATTGTCGAGTTCTACCTGGGCAACATTAGCGAAGCAACGCTGATGGATAGGCTCAAGGCGGACGCAACGGATAACACCTCGCTCGCTGAGCATCTCAGTGAAACCAACTTCTATTTAGGTAAGTACTACCTAAGTCTGGGGGATTTGGACAACGCTACGGCATTGTTCAAACTGGCGGTGGCTAACAACGTTCATAACTTTGTTGAGCACCGATATGCATTGTTGGAATTATCGCTCCTGGGCCAGGACCAAGATGACCTGGCAGAATCGGACCAGCAATAGCTGACGTACACATCAGCCCGTAATCTTTTTGATTGCCATCACCTTCGCGGGTGAGGGCGTTGTTGTTCGTTAATACACCTACTTTGAGCCGGTTCACACTTTTCAATGAAAATTGCAGATCAATTTCATGATGAGTTATGTAGACTGGCCGCCATTAATTTTGAGGCACACGTACTACATGGCTGAATTCGAAACCACTTTTGCAGATCTGGGCCTGAAGGCTCCTATCCTTGAAGCCCTTAACGATCTGGGTTACGAAAAACCATCTCCAATCCAGGCAGAGTGCATTCCGCATCTGCTGGGCGGTCGCGATGT
The sequence above is drawn from the Citrobacter amalonaticus genome and encodes:
- the nlpI gene encoding lipoprotein NlpI, with the protein product MKPFLRWCFVATALTLAGCSNSTWRKSEVLAVPLQPTLQQEVILARMEQILASRALTDDERAQLLYERGVLYDSLGLRALARNDFSQALAIRPDMPEVFNYLGIYLTQAGNFDAAYEAFDSVLELDPTYNYAHLNRGIALYYGGRDKLAQDDLLAFYQDDPNDPFRSLWLYLAEQKLDEKQAKVALKQRFEKSDKEQWGWNIVEFYLGNISEATLMDRLKADATDNTSLAEHLSETNFYLGKYYLSLGDLDNATALFKLAVANNVHNFVEHRYALLELSLLGQDQDDLAESDQQ
- the yrbN gene encoding protein YrbN, with amino-acid sequence MKIADQFHDELCRLAAINFEAHVLHG